A region of Plantactinospora sp. BC1 DNA encodes the following proteins:
- a CDS encoding carboxymuconolactone decarboxylase family protein, producing MRELQSRLPNPMRLVPELGEIGGALFKATGNGSVPQTTISLLQLRAGQIVGNDYLTSLHTGNLRKAGEPEDRIAAVASWRDASSFTDAERIALMLVEAVLTANPTGERVSDDLYAEASRYYDDKALATLIMAIGQVSFFIPLALIGKPLPGVSPAQQWRE from the coding sequence ATGCGCGAACTCCAGTCACGTCTGCCGAACCCCATGCGACTCGTCCCCGAGCTGGGCGAGATCGGCGGCGCCCTGTTCAAGGCCACCGGCAACGGTTCCGTGCCGCAGACCACCATCAGCCTGCTCCAGCTGCGCGCCGGACAGATCGTCGGCAACGACTACCTGACCAGCCTGCACACCGGCAACCTCCGCAAGGCCGGCGAACCCGAGGACCGCATCGCCGCTGTAGCGTCCTGGCGCGACGCTTCCTCCTTCACCGACGCCGAACGCATCGCGCTGATGCTGGTCGAAGCCGTCCTCACCGCCAACCCGACCGGTGAACGCGTCAGTGACGACCTGTACGCCGAAGCGAGCCGATACTACGACGACAAAGCCCTCGCCACGCTGATCATGGCCATCGGCCAGGTCAGCTTCTTCATCCCGCTGGCCCTCATCGGCAAGCCGCTGCCCGGTGTATCCCCGGCGCAGCAGTGGAGGGAGTGA
- a CDS encoding serine hydrolase domain-containing protein — MSHPEVYGYVAEGFAQVREEYAAVVAEQGGQVGSQLAAYAGGRLAVDLWAGPQVSGDTLTGVYSSTKGAATVVVALLAQEGIVEVDRPVAGYWPEFAAAGKDAITVRDVLTHRSGVIGVDGGLTAAELADDAMTARRLAGQRPYWKPGSAYGYGGFVTFAVIAEVVRRATGQSLQQMYEERVRVPYALDLYLGLPEAQEERFLPIQWWSATPEQEAAFWANVPGPHSITGIGYGLNSTPPLDQVAFANTRAVRGNGPSSAGGVGSARGLAGLYAAAVWGCNGRPSLLTPDTIGKFAMLHSTGGDLVRGKQGNYALGFQAKGLRYPFLSANAFGHDGSAGSESFADPHSGIAFGYTRRQFGFGWSYPEHDRLAAAVHHAATSD, encoded by the coding sequence ATGAGTCATCCGGAAGTGTACGGCTATGTCGCGGAAGGATTCGCCCAGGTCCGCGAGGAGTACGCGGCGGTGGTCGCCGAGCAGGGCGGCCAGGTGGGGTCGCAGCTCGCCGCCTATGCGGGCGGCCGACTGGCCGTCGACCTGTGGGCGGGGCCGCAGGTCAGCGGTGACACGCTGACGGGGGTCTACTCGTCCACGAAGGGCGCCGCGACGGTGGTGGTGGCGTTGCTGGCGCAGGAGGGGATCGTCGAGGTCGATCGGCCGGTGGCCGGGTACTGGCCCGAGTTCGCCGCCGCCGGCAAGGACGCGATCACGGTACGCGACGTACTCACCCACCGTTCAGGTGTGATCGGCGTCGACGGCGGGCTGACCGCCGCGGAACTGGCCGACGACGCGATGACCGCCCGCCGGCTGGCCGGGCAGCGGCCGTACTGGAAGCCGGGTTCGGCGTACGGCTACGGCGGTTTCGTCACGTTCGCCGTGATCGCCGAGGTGGTTCGGCGGGCGACCGGTCAGTCGCTGCAGCAGATGTACGAGGAGCGCGTCCGTGTCCCGTACGCATTGGATCTTTATCTGGGGTTGCCGGAGGCGCAGGAGGAGCGGTTCCTGCCGATTCAGTGGTGGTCGGCCACACCGGAGCAGGAAGCGGCGTTCTGGGCGAACGTGCCCGGCCCGCACAGCATCACCGGCATCGGCTACGGGCTCAACAGCACGCCGCCGCTGGACCAGGTGGCCTTCGCCAACACCCGTGCGGTACGCGGGAACGGCCCGTCCTCCGCCGGTGGAGTGGGCAGCGCACGCGGTCTGGCGGGCCTGTACGCCGCGGCCGTCTGGGGCTGCAACGGCCGGCCCTCGCTGCTCACGCCCGACACCATCGGGAAGTTCGCCATGCTGCATTCCACCGGCGGCGACCTGGTCCGGGGAAAGCAGGGCAACTACGCGCTCGGATTCCAAGCCAAGGGCCTGCGCTACCCGTTCCTCAGCGCGAACGCGTTCGGACACGACGGCTCGGCCGGCTCCGAGTCGTTCGCCGACCCACACAGCGGCATCGCGTTCGGCTACACCCGGCGCCAGTTCGGGTTCGGCTGGTCCTATCCCGAACACGACCGGCTCGCCGCCGCCGTCCACCACGCCGCCACGAGCGACTGA
- a CDS encoding MFS transporter has translation MSTPWLALLAGPLSYGISAPALVLDDLARAMGTGKEAAAAGVTAFGWGIALGTPLLAALLARRGVRAVLTVATALVGAGTVLLVLSSSVPVLVAGAAVQALGSAGLTVTAMKLAGSARRMGVVAASLAVVGATGPLTGALVADSFSWQAALALPLLAVVAVPAARRGASPPDAVPASFDPLGTALLAMLVTAAVLTPHRPLVAGPATVALLLLLVVRTKVRPDGFPPVAVARNGRFLAACALAFGLAVANFAVLYAAPDLLREHAGWDGTLSGVVLLAPYLLGGFGSGFLVAASVRVPHRVVAAALLAAGAAAPLLAAVTTVVPLLLAAMALGSLAAATGQGVLALRAAGVVPASHEAEALGLFNLAYLLSVAFGPAIAVTLSL, from the coding sequence GCTGTCGTACGGGATCTCCGCGCCGGCCCTGGTCCTCGACGACCTGGCGCGGGCGATGGGGACCGGGAAAGAGGCAGCGGCCGCCGGCGTGACGGCCTTCGGCTGGGGGATCGCGCTGGGAACACCACTGTTGGCGGCGTTGCTGGCGCGCCGCGGCGTACGGGCGGTCCTGACCGTCGCGACCGCGTTGGTGGGCGCGGGGACGGTCCTCCTCGTGCTGAGTTCGAGCGTACCGGTGTTGGTGGCCGGTGCGGCGGTGCAGGCGCTGGGGTCTGCCGGGCTCACAGTGACGGCCATGAAACTGGCCGGCTCGGCTCGGCGGATGGGGGTGGTTGCCGCGTCGCTGGCGGTCGTCGGTGCCACCGGTCCGCTGACCGGCGCGCTGGTGGCCGACTCCTTCTCCTGGCAGGCGGCGCTGGCGTTGCCACTGCTGGCGGTGGTCGCCGTGCCGGCGGCTCGCCGCGGCGCGTCACCGCCGGACGCGGTACCGGCGTCGTTCGATCCCCTCGGCACGGCTCTCCTCGCCATGCTGGTCACCGCGGCGGTTCTCACTCCGCACCGGCCGCTGGTGGCCGGCCCGGCCACCGTCGCGCTGCTGTTGTTGCTCGTGGTCCGGACGAAGGTGCGCCCCGACGGTTTCCCGCCCGTCGCGGTGGCACGTAACGGCAGGTTCCTCGCGGCGTGCGCGTTGGCCTTCGGACTGGCTGTGGCGAACTTCGCCGTGCTCTACGCCGCGCCGGATCTGCTGCGAGAGCACGCGGGATGGGACGGCACCCTGAGCGGAGTCGTGCTGCTGGCGCCGTACCTGCTCGGCGGCTTCGGATCGGGATTCCTGGTGGCGGCGTCCGTGCGGGTGCCGCACCGGGTGGTGGCCGCCGCGTTGCTCGCCGCCGGCGCCGCCGCGCCGTTGCTGGCGGCGGTCACCACCGTCGTACCGCTACTGCTCGCGGCGATGGCGCTCGGCTCCCTGGCCGCCGCGACCGGCCAAGGCGTGCTCGCCCTGCGAGCGGCCGGCGTCGTGCCCGCCTCGCACGAGGCCGAAGCCCTGGGGTTGTTCAACCTCGCCTACCTGCTCAGCGTCGCGTTCGGACCGGCGATCGCCGTGACGCTGTCACTCTGA
- a CDS encoding MFS transporter produces MTSYTGHRERSGPALLVIAAAQLLMVMDGTIVTVGLPVIGNGLKIAEADLDWVLTAYALAFGGLLLAGGRTGDLFGRRRMLRIGLLVFLAASLLGGLAGNGGVLIAARVLQGVGAAIVAPAALSLLADTFPAGPQRNKALGVYGAMGGLGSVVGLLLGGALTEYLGWRWIMFINIPIVLLVLAGTTAVVPGTRERGGIDLPGATTVTVGLGSLVYAINRAGSHGLGDRLTVTFAATAVALLTAFVLIQHGARSPMLPRRVLSDRDRLGVNLVMLLMGAGQLATFYFLTLYMQTIKQYSPMITGLAYLPFAIGVGIGSGLIGPALQARTSTRNILAIGMAVAAAAMGWFSLLTPDQNAVLVLLPAQLLGGIGLGIGFVAATIGGVHGVAPQDSGIASGLVNTSQQIGGAVGLAVLASIATTNQPPGTPLPEALTGGYTAGMLGAGAFYLTAILATVLLPMREPGRLQAVTFATPDPSER; encoded by the coding sequence ATGACCTCGTACACCGGACATCGTGAACGAAGCGGCCCGGCACTGCTGGTGATCGCCGCCGCGCAACTGCTGATGGTGATGGACGGCACCATCGTGACCGTCGGCCTGCCGGTGATCGGCAACGGACTCAAGATCGCCGAGGCCGACCTGGACTGGGTTCTCACCGCCTACGCCCTGGCCTTCGGCGGCCTGCTGCTGGCCGGCGGCCGCACCGGCGACCTGTTCGGCCGCCGCAGAATGCTCCGCATCGGCCTGCTGGTCTTCCTGGCCGCCTCACTACTAGGTGGCCTGGCCGGCAACGGCGGCGTCCTGATCGCCGCCCGGGTCCTGCAGGGCGTCGGCGCCGCGATCGTCGCCCCGGCAGCGTTGTCACTGCTGGCCGACACGTTCCCCGCCGGGCCGCAACGCAACAAGGCACTGGGCGTGTACGGGGCGATGGGCGGCCTCGGCTCGGTGGTCGGCCTGCTGCTCGGCGGCGCCCTCACCGAATACCTGGGCTGGCGATGGATCATGTTCATCAACATCCCGATCGTCCTGCTGGTCCTAGCCGGCACCACCGCCGTGGTACCCGGCACCCGCGAACGCGGCGGGATCGACCTGCCCGGAGCGACCACCGTCACCGTCGGCCTCGGGTCGCTGGTCTACGCCATCAACCGCGCCGGATCCCACGGCCTCGGCGACCGCCTCACCGTGACCTTCGCCGCGACCGCCGTCGCGCTGCTCACCGCGTTCGTGTTGATCCAGCACGGCGCCCGCAGCCCGATGCTGCCGCGCCGGGTACTCAGTGACCGCGACCGGCTCGGCGTCAACCTGGTGATGCTGCTGATGGGCGCCGGGCAACTGGCCACCTTCTACTTCCTCACCCTGTACATGCAAACGATCAAGCAGTACTCGCCGATGATCACCGGGCTGGCGTACCTGCCGTTCGCGATCGGTGTCGGCATCGGCTCCGGACTCATCGGCCCGGCACTGCAGGCCCGCACCAGCACCCGCAACATCCTCGCGATCGGCATGGCGGTGGCCGCCGCGGCGATGGGCTGGTTCAGCCTGCTTACCCCGGACCAGAACGCTGTGCTCGTGCTGCTGCCCGCACAACTGCTCGGCGGCATCGGCCTGGGGATCGGCTTCGTCGCCGCCACCATCGGCGGCGTGCACGGCGTCGCACCCCAGGACTCAGGCATCGCCTCCGGGCTGGTCAACACCAGCCAGCAGATCGGCGGCGCCGTAGGACTGGCCGTCCTGGCGAGCATCGCCACCACGAACCAGCCACCCGGCACGCCCCTGCCCGAGGCGCTCACCGGCGGCTACACCGCCGGCATGCTCGGCGCGGGCGCGTTCTACCTGACCGCCATCCTCGCCACCGTCCTGCTGCCGATGCGCGAGCCGGGCCGCCTGCAGGCGGTCACCTTCGCCACGCCGGATCCGTCAGAGCGATGA
- the sigJ gene encoding RNA polymerase sigma factor SigJ yields MNADNFLAVQFQGHRPHLKAVAYRMLGSLTDAEDAVQEAWLRLARADADDIDNLAGWLTTVVGRVCLDMLRARKARREEPIEDRLPDPVVSRETGADPEQQALLADSVGLALLVVLESLTPAERLAFVLHDMFGLPFEQIAPIVDRTPVAAKKLASRARQRVRGATPSPDPDLTGQRRVVDAFLTAARGGDFDALLAILDPDVVLRADGGVLNGGMKIIRGAAAVAGQLATFQRMATTSHTRPALINGIAGLVNTVDDRLISVMSFTVADGSLAAIDILSDPDRLAQLDLTKLQS; encoded by the coding sequence GTGAACGCCGACAACTTTCTGGCCGTGCAGTTCCAGGGCCATCGTCCCCATCTGAAGGCGGTCGCCTACCGCATGCTCGGCTCGCTGACCGACGCCGAAGACGCGGTGCAGGAGGCCTGGCTGCGCCTGGCTCGCGCCGACGCCGACGACATCGACAACCTCGCCGGCTGGCTGACCACGGTGGTGGGCCGGGTGTGTCTGGACATGCTTCGCGCACGCAAAGCACGCCGTGAAGAGCCGATAGAGGATCGGCTACCGGATCCGGTGGTCAGCCGGGAAACCGGCGCCGACCCGGAGCAGCAGGCGCTGCTGGCCGACTCGGTAGGACTGGCCCTGCTCGTGGTGCTGGAGTCGCTGACGCCGGCCGAACGGCTGGCGTTCGTGCTGCACGACATGTTCGGCCTGCCGTTCGAGCAGATCGCCCCGATCGTGGACCGCACACCCGTGGCCGCCAAGAAACTCGCCAGCCGTGCACGCCAACGGGTCCGCGGCGCGACCCCGAGCCCGGATCCTGATCTGACCGGTCAGCGTCGCGTGGTGGACGCCTTCCTGACCGCCGCCCGCGGCGGCGACTTCGACGCGCTGCTGGCCATCCTCGACCCGGACGTGGTGCTGCGCGCCGACGGCGGCGTACTCAACGGCGGCATGAAGATCATCCGTGGTGCCGCAGCCGTGGCCGGCCAACTCGCCACCTTCCAGCGCATGGCCACCACCTCGCACACGCGTCCGGCCCTCATCAACGGGATCGCCGGCCTGGTCAACACCGTCGACGACCGACTCATCTCGGTGATGAGCTTCACCGTCGCCGACGGCAGCCTCGCCGCGATCGACATCCTGTCCGACCCCGACCGGCTCGCCCAACTCGATCTCACCAAACTGCAGTCGTGA
- a CDS encoding SAM-dependent methyltransferase, producing MTEDREFRSDSKLDTTVPHSARIWNYWLGGKDNFAVDRAVGDEVIAHIPDIPVGARSERAFLKRVVRFLVEDAGIRQFLDVGTGLPSAENTHEVAQALDPGCRVVYIDNDPLVMVHARALLNSAPEGICDYVEADLRQPDTILASARQTLDFSQPIGLMLLGVVNHLMDDDVAYGSVAQLVRAMPAGSYLVLTHSTAEIHGEPMLRVMRETTERGGTPIRARTKVELERFFDGLDLLEPGVVTCSRWRPDPESDEPEVYLFGGVGRIG from the coding sequence ATGACCGAGGATCGGGAGTTCCGCTCGGACTCCAAACTGGACACCACGGTTCCGCACTCGGCGCGGATCTGGAACTACTGGCTCGGCGGCAAGGACAACTTCGCGGTCGATCGGGCCGTCGGCGATGAGGTGATCGCACACATCCCGGACATCCCCGTCGGGGCCAGGTCCGAGCGCGCGTTCCTCAAGCGCGTGGTCAGGTTCCTGGTCGAGGATGCCGGCATCCGACAGTTCCTCGACGTCGGCACCGGGCTCCCCTCGGCGGAGAACACCCACGAGGTCGCGCAAGCTCTCGACCCAGGCTGCCGGGTCGTCTACATCGACAACGACCCCCTCGTCATGGTGCATGCGCGTGCGCTCCTGAACAGCGCACCGGAAGGCATCTGCGACTACGTCGAGGCCGATCTGCGGCAGCCGGACACGATACTCGCGTCGGCGCGGCAGACGCTCGACTTCTCGCAGCCGATCGGGCTCATGCTCCTCGGCGTCGTCAACCACCTCATGGACGACGACGTGGCGTACGGCTCCGTCGCGCAGCTGGTGCGGGCGATGCCCGCCGGCAGCTACCTGGTGCTCACCCACTCCACCGCGGAGATCCACGGCGAGCCGATGCTGCGCGTGATGCGGGAAACCACCGAGCGCGGCGGCACGCCGATCCGCGCCAGGACGAAGGTGGAGCTCGAACGCTTCTTCGACGGGTTGGATCTTTTGGAGCCCGGCGTCGTCACGTGCTCGCGGTGGCGCCCCGACCCGGAGTCCGACGAGCCGGAGGTCTACCTCTTCGGCGGCGTCGGCCGCATCGGCTGA
- a CDS encoding DUF1963 domain-containing protein, translating to MDYYGRLRHEAMERGIPVAQVSKLADHLRFAIWVGAGSDWDGDVVGQSGGLPRLPAGAEWPSNGENPLPFVASLDCAALPKIEKLPLPVDGSLLLFLDHEGAFDAMCSGHDEKYARILYVPAGTETVPPPSSGRDIPDPEPERRLFAKVEPQFPNWLEPDDEEVDLLEGASEIARQLASELTHADELIALTYELWPAETRGGELCVGGYTWTIGGSESPEMQMARERLGIRLKTGPDLPRSDRWHWLEEEEFRFTQEWVPLVQFATESDLHYGRFLISFADLAAGRFDKMRSFPGFTE from the coding sequence ATGGACTACTACGGACGGTTGCGCCACGAGGCAATGGAGCGGGGCATCCCGGTGGCCCAGGTCAGCAAGCTCGCCGATCACCTTCGATTCGCGATCTGGGTGGGTGCCGGCAGTGACTGGGACGGAGATGTCGTCGGGCAGAGCGGTGGGCTGCCCCGGCTACCGGCGGGCGCGGAGTGGCCGTCCAACGGCGAGAATCCGTTGCCCTTCGTCGCTTCCCTCGACTGCGCGGCGCTTCCGAAGATCGAGAAGCTCCCCTTGCCGGTGGACGGCTCGCTGCTCCTCTTCCTGGATCATGAGGGCGCCTTCGACGCCATGTGCAGCGGCCACGACGAAAAGTACGCGCGGATCCTGTACGTCCCCGCAGGCACCGAGACGGTCCCGCCGCCGTCGTCTGGCCGCGATATCCCGGACCCCGAACCGGAGCGCCGGCTTTTTGCCAAGGTCGAGCCGCAGTTTCCGAACTGGCTCGAGCCTGATGACGAGGAGGTCGACCTCCTTGAAGGCGCGTCTGAAATCGCAAGGCAGCTCGCCAGTGAGTTGACCCACGCCGACGAACTCATCGCACTGACCTACGAGCTCTGGCCGGCGGAGACTCGCGGAGGGGAACTCTGCGTCGGCGGCTACACCTGGACAATCGGAGGCTCCGAGTCCCCCGAGATGCAGATGGCGCGTGAACGACTCGGGATCCGACTGAAGACCGGACCGGACCTTCCGCGCTCCGACAGGTGGCACTGGCTCGAGGAAGAGGAATTCAGGTTCACGCAGGAATGGGTGCCACTCGTCCAGTTCGCCACGGAATCGGACCTCCACTACGGACGCTTTCTTATCAGCTTTGCCGACCTGGCCGCTGGCCGCTTCGACAAGATGCGCTCGTTCCCCGGATTCACCGAATAG
- a CDS encoding SRPBCC family protein: MFDTSLAVDVHTASMAVSGERAIGGVTTGQLKLGDEVTWQARHLGRSWRMTSRITAYTRPRYFVDEQISGPFAVWWHAHYFEPQTDDATLMRDVIDFAAPYGLLGRLTEALLLDRYMTELITVRNQHLATICQAHRST; the protein is encoded by the coding sequence GTGTTCGACACCTCGCTTGCCGTCGATGTCCACACCGCCTCCATGGCAGTCAGCGGTGAACGGGCCATCGGCGGCGTGACCACCGGACAGCTGAAGCTCGGCGACGAGGTGACCTGGCAGGCACGACACCTGGGCCGATCTTGGAGAATGACCTCACGGATCACCGCCTATACCCGGCCAAGGTACTTCGTCGATGAACAGATCTCCGGACCGTTCGCCGTGTGGTGGCATGCCCACTACTTCGAACCACAGACCGACGACGCGACGCTCATGCGCGACGTCATCGACTTCGCCGCACCGTACGGTCTACTCGGCCGGCTCACCGAAGCCCTGCTACTCGACCGATACATGACCGAGCTCATCACAGTCCGAAACCAGCACCTCGCAACGATCTGCCAAGCCCACCGATCGACATAG
- a CDS encoding ribbon-helix-helix domain-containing protein: protein MTEPNFDQMTKDEVIAWFQNTESLAPVIRSMTEAPASAAVPETPMMLVSIRLPVALVGQLDHLADQAGTRRSDIIRDALTRYITARTTPVSQDEAEHALDVLRRIVTLRTTESQADAA, encoded by the coding sequence GTGACCGAGCCGAACTTCGACCAGATGACCAAAGACGAGGTCATCGCATGGTTCCAGAACACCGAGAGTCTGGCACCGGTCATCAGGTCCATGACCGAAGCGCCCGCGTCCGCAGCCGTACCCGAGACACCCATGATGCTGGTCAGCATCCGGCTACCCGTCGCACTTGTGGGACAGCTCGACCACCTCGCCGACCAAGCCGGCACCCGCCGATCCGACATCATCCGTGATGCCCTGACCAGATACATCACCGCTCGCACAACACCCGTCAGCCAAGACGAAGCCGAACACGCCCTTGACGTGCTTCGCCGCATCGTGACCCTCCGCACCACCGAAAGCCAGGCCGACGCGGCATAG
- a CDS encoding CPBP family intramembrane glutamic endopeptidase translates to MRFVKQLLAVAAVALVGVQSVAAVEGNSFLTLVIGAVTAVLCVVVYRWVVRRTERREPTELGQDGWGGKLGRGTLIGFAMFAAVIANIAFLGGYHVEGWGSPTRALGLLGFMAAAAVTEELLFRGVLFRIIEERTGTWIALALTGVVFGAIHLVNPDATLWGATAIAIEAGFMLAACYAATRNLWVPIGLHFGWNFAAGGIFSVAVSGNGESKGLLEASTSGPVALSGGAFGPEGSLYAVLAGVVLTVVFLWLAKRRGHIVPRRHRTAPAPATATVTR, encoded by the coding sequence ATGCGCTTCGTCAAACAGCTTCTCGCCGTCGCCGCCGTCGCCCTCGTCGGTGTGCAGAGCGTCGCCGCCGTCGAGGGCAACTCTTTCCTCACCTTGGTTATCGGCGCTGTGACGGCGGTGCTGTGTGTGGTCGTCTACCGGTGGGTCGTGCGGCGCACCGAGCGCCGCGAGCCGACCGAGCTCGGCCAGGACGGCTGGGGCGGGAAGCTGGGCCGCGGAACACTCATCGGCTTCGCCATGTTCGCGGCCGTCATCGCCAACATCGCGTTCCTCGGCGGTTACCACGTCGAGGGCTGGGGTTCGCCGACGCGAGCGCTGGGTCTGCTCGGGTTCATGGCGGCCGCCGCCGTCACCGAGGAGCTGCTGTTCCGGGGAGTGCTGTTCCGGATCATCGAGGAGCGTACCGGCACCTGGATCGCCCTCGCCCTGACCGGCGTGGTGTTCGGCGCGATCCACCTGGTGAACCCGGACGCCACCCTGTGGGGGGCGACCGCCATCGCCATCGAGGCCGGGTTCATGCTGGCCGCCTGCTACGCCGCCACCCGGAACCTGTGGGTCCCGATCGGCCTGCACTTCGGCTGGAATTTCGCCGCCGGCGGCATCTTCAGCGTCGCGGTTTCCGGCAACGGCGAGTCGAAGGGGCTGCTCGAAGCCTCGACGTCGGGGCCGGTCGCGCTGAGCGGTGGCGCCTTCGGGCCGGAGGGCAGCCTGTACGCGGTGCTGGCCGGCGTGGTGCTGACCGTGGTATTCCTGTGGCTGGCCAAGCGCCGCGGGCACATCGTCCCGCGCCGCCACCGCACGGCGCCGGCCCCGGCAACCGCTACAGTCACCCGGTGA
- a CDS encoding sensor histidine kinase, with protein MIKLRRLPDLWRQWPTTVRDLPFALALALATVVPALERQGTQLGELPDRPYDALTVGVVALECLPLAVRRRWPAVCLALVSLGFAIDQLRGYHTIAGTGLAIALISAGAYLERRRWVVAALASAAYVPLAISLDRLGSGEGVTGFTTFYLLLALAWGIGAWLRQNRAAEAERRRHVEEATRTAERTRIARELHDVVTHHVTAMVVQAEAARYLTGAPDKLEQTLTAITGTGRRAVGDLRQLLDLLNPDHHTDEPRTPPVGDLDALVDQTRQAGQPVEFVREGTPAAVTGSAEVATYRVVQEALTNALKYAHGSRTRVHVRHGEGETTVEISTEGSGSGGASPGGSGRGGAFPGGSGRGLAGLRERVTVIGGDFSAGAQAGGGFLVRARIPAGNPS; from the coding sequence GTGATCAAGCTCCGGAGGCTCCCGGATCTGTGGCGGCAGTGGCCGACCACGGTCCGGGATCTCCCGTTCGCCCTGGCCCTCGCCCTCGCGACGGTGGTCCCGGCTCTGGAGCGGCAGGGTACGCAGCTCGGCGAACTCCCGGACCGCCCGTACGACGCGCTGACCGTCGGTGTCGTCGCCCTGGAGTGCCTGCCGCTGGCCGTACGCCGTCGGTGGCCGGCCGTCTGCCTCGCGCTGGTGTCGCTCGGCTTCGCGATCGACCAGCTCCGCGGCTACCACACCATCGCGGGTACGGGACTGGCCATCGCGCTCATCAGCGCCGGCGCTTACCTGGAACGGCGCCGCTGGGTCGTCGCGGCTCTCGCCTCGGCAGCGTACGTGCCCCTGGCGATCTCCCTCGACCGGCTCGGCTCGGGTGAGGGCGTCACCGGGTTCACCACCTTCTACCTGCTGCTGGCACTCGCGTGGGGCATCGGGGCGTGGCTGCGCCAGAACCGGGCCGCCGAGGCGGAACGCCGCCGCCATGTCGAGGAGGCCACCCGTACGGCGGAGCGCACCCGCATCGCCCGGGAGCTGCACGACGTCGTCACCCACCACGTGACGGCGATGGTCGTGCAGGCAGAGGCGGCGCGCTACCTGACCGGCGCCCCGGACAAACTGGAGCAGACCTTGACCGCGATCACCGGCACCGGCCGCCGGGCCGTCGGCGACCTGCGGCAGCTGCTCGACCTGCTCAACCCCGATCACCACACCGACGAACCGCGTACGCCCCCCGTCGGTGACCTGGACGCCCTCGTCGACCAGACCCGGCAGGCCGGGCAGCCGGTCGAGTTTGTCCGGGAGGGTACGCCGGCGGCGGTGACCGGCAGCGCCGAGGTGGCGACCTACCGGGTGGTGCAGGAGGCGCTGACGAACGCGCTGAAGTACGCGCACGGCAGCCGGACCAGGGTTCACGTCCGCCACGGGGAAGGGGAGACGACCGTGGAGATCAGCACCGAAGGCTCCGGATCCGGCGGCGCGTCCCCGGGCGGCAGCGGACGCGGCGGCGCCTTCCCGGGCGGCAGCGGACGCGGCCTCGCCGGGCTCCGCGAGCGGGTCACCGTCATCGGTGGCGACTTCAGCGCGGGCGCGCAGGCCGGCGGCGGTTTCCTCGTGCGGGCCCGGATCCCGGCCGGAAACCCGTCGTGA
- a CDS encoding response regulator transcription factor, whose translation MTGPIRVLVCDDQELIRAGFATIIDAQPDMEIVGECGDGRAAVGLAARLRPDVVVMDVRMPVLDGIEATRLLAGAGVPEPVKVLVVTTFNLDEYVYEALRAGASGFLLKDAPPAQLLNGIRTVATGSALLAPEVTRQLVGRYAARIRPAEGAPDGGALTPRELEVLRLIAEGLSNSEIAAALVISQETVKTYVSRILTKLDLRDRVQAVVYAYRRGLVT comes from the coding sequence GTGACCGGGCCGATCCGGGTACTGGTCTGCGACGACCAGGAGCTGATCCGCGCCGGCTTCGCGACGATCATCGACGCCCAGCCCGACATGGAGATCGTCGGCGAGTGCGGCGACGGGCGTGCGGCGGTCGGCCTGGCCGCTCGGCTCCGGCCGGACGTGGTGGTGATGGACGTCCGGATGCCGGTGCTCGACGGCATCGAGGCGACCCGCCTGCTGGCCGGCGCCGGGGTCCCCGAGCCGGTGAAGGTGCTCGTGGTGACGACGTTCAACCTCGACGAGTACGTCTACGAGGCGCTGCGCGCGGGCGCCAGCGGCTTCCTGCTCAAGGACGCCCCACCGGCGCAGCTGCTCAACGGCATCCGCACGGTCGCGACGGGCTCGGCGCTGCTGGCCCCGGAGGTGACCCGGCAGCTGGTGGGCCGCTACGCGGCGCGCATCCGCCCGGCCGAGGGCGCTCCGGACGGCGGCGCGCTGACCCCGCGCGAGCTGGAGGTGCTCCGCCTCATCGCGGAGGGCCTGTCCAACAGCGAGATCGCCGCGGCACTCGTGATCAGCCAGGAGACGGTCAAGACGTACGTGTCCCGCATCCTCACCAAGCTTGACCTGCGCGACCGGGTCCAGGCCGTGGTGTACGCGTACCGCCGGGGCCTGGTGACCTGA